A genomic window from Daphnia magna isolate NIES linkage group LG9, ASM2063170v1.1, whole genome shotgun sequence includes:
- the LOC116930603 gene encoding neurofibromin isoform X1 — protein MATQKPVEWVSSLIIRFEEQLPYRTGPQTSHARQMVEQNKECLIQISKYKFSLVISGLTKILQRVNESRTHGPDYEKNYYESLLIVLDTLEKCLSGQPKDTTRFDEAMNVKLLLREICQFIDLPNENPMVNQLKALASKVLFALSLNNFNAVFSRISSRLQELSSSNEENPDLSDIELIQHINVDTIRLIKLLNETISKSKLLRKSVHLVLIASLEKAIWNWMDTYPHEFTEIQKCPNADLSKCCEQLFDILDSFAENNKRRAAVWPLQIMLLVISPKVLEEIVNADSGAPCSPRHSRKKTFLDSLKKALAPHSSSRQLTEAAAVTAVKLCKVSTYIHFLDSGNVVFALVQSVLNDLKVLLFNPGKPFSRGQAYMNQDIDLMIDCFVSCFRINPHNNEALKVCLNPHSPPTFHYVLVASLYRIITQQLLSWWPHIDLMYNKSAELRAMFIDTLTKVTQGCISHTPLRMIQLCQSLTLKEKVNPLKNFKEKASEEGPSYKNLLLSMVRLIHANPLLMLNNQGKAGHEIQSSTLELINGLVSLVHQPNMADMAQEAMDALLVLHQPEKIEMWNPEAPINTFWDVSSQVLFSISQKLIQHQIVNYTDILRWLREVLTCRNSFLLRHRDYANVGSQVSVAKQAHIKLEVVFFLYLWSIDMDAVLVSMSCFNLLCEEADIRCGSDDVTVTYLLPNYHVYQELAAASTVLTTAGLDSRAPCQQLQHGRAALQKRIMTLLRKIEHCTPGCLQAWEDTFKNWDIATKQLQSYPKARVEEGQTNESFHRSAGKRRASHQSTEHELEDQVNEWANMTGFLCALGGVCLQRRSPRPILSSTSTSSGGVIDRKSNLAVNALSQLQDNNQYCPVTSFVGHLLRLLLCANEKFGAQIQKHVKELVGHEMAPALYPILFDQIKALVEKFFDHTGQVVVNESHTQFIEHVIFIMKNVLENSNNKNDTPAEHLGVTSIEGMMLAIVRYVRHLDTTVHAIHIKTKLCQLVETMMARRDDLAFRQEMKFRNKLVEYLTDWVMGNSHQIAPPSSGDVSSITRDLDQACMDAVAALLRGLPLQPEESDRGDLMEAKSQLFLKYFTLFMNLLNDCTDVSEIEKEVGARSRVGVAVGVGVGAVAVAASRLANLRNSTIQAMSNLLSANIDSGLMHSIGLGYHKDLQTRAAFIEVLTKILQQGTEFDTLAETVLADRFEQLVQLVTMIGDKGELPIAMALASVVVTPQMDELARVFVTLFDAKHLLAPLLWNMFYKEVEVSDCMQTLFRGNSLASKIMAFCFKIYGASYLHNLLQPLLKPLLENPSMSFEVDPARLDAKDDINENRSNLVTLTERVFCAIVSSADKFPTQLRSMCHCLYQVLSKRYPQFPQNNIGAVGTVIFLRFINPAIVSPYEMGILDRQPPLTIKRGLMLMSKTLQNIANHVEFSKEQHMLYFNDLLRSHFDAGRRFFIQIASDFETAEQGSSHSMAFISDANVLALHRLLWNHQEKIGDYLSSSRDHKAVGRRPFDKMATLLAYLGPPEHKPVDSQWSSMDMTSTKFEEIMSKHNMHEKDEFKSIKSLNIFYQAGTSKAGNPVFYYIARRYKIGETNGDLLIYHVILTLKPFCSKPFELVVDFTHTCSDNRFRTEFLQKWFVVLPEIAYENIHACYIYNCNSWVREYTKYHDRILAPLKGNRKLYFLDGPQRLSEFVDVEQQKLPGATLSLDEDLKVFNNALKLSHKDTKVAIKVGPTAIQVTAAEKTKVLSHSVLLNDVYYASEIEEVCLVDDNQFTLTIANESGPLSFIHNDCDSIVQAIIHIRTRWELSQPDSVTVHQKIRPKDVPGTLLNMALLNLGSSDPNLRTAAYNLLCALTGTFDLKIEGQLLETSGLCIPSNNTLFIKSVSEKLGHNEPHLTLEFLEECIQGFRASTIELKHLCLEYMTPWLPNLVRFCKHSDETKRQKVAIILDKLITLTIEEVEMYPSIQAKIWGNLGIVSELIDMILDSFIKRSVTGGLGSAQAEIMADTAVALASANVQLVARKVIGRLCRVLEKTCTSPTANLEQHLMWDDIAILARYLLMLSFNNCLDVARHLPYLFHSITLLVCTGPLSLRASLHGLVINIIHSLCTCTKPSFSEETRRVLNLSLDEFSLPKFYLLFGISKVKSAAVTAFRSSYRHGPGERSWHNVERSFSGSAASDRERLSLTSLEIITDALLEMLEACARDIPECDWVQVWTTLAKSFAFRYNPALQPRALIVYGCISKVITDRDVKQLLRILVKALESFTDTTLIDAIVMCLTRVLPLLRPESPIHPAVFWVAISVLQLDEVSLYASGLALLEQNLHTLDSQGLFESRSLEQVIMAAREPLEWHFKQLDHTVGLSFKTSFHFALVGHLLKGFRHLTPTTVSRTTRILNMLLAIVAKPNKRDKFEVTPQSVAYLAALVSVSEEVRGRCHARQPRLRSNNSSGSGSGSGSGSVSGSAMGSNDPFNVSDLRLDLHSAGIRHNSSTLGGGGGIGNHQAGGTGATTTTGTGSLSPISNYSCASTALLHTSASHNALSSIQGSTLNSPISSGSNNSSTTHLLVPIGGGSCSSQTALIPSLVDSDSPPPGRRQTSWDLLDQNAITQAKQQQQKQQHQSQLQNQSAQAQQQADGPGAKALFKTQRSFSVPTTRDQRSLERNASNCQKAGERSQSPNSNNNANCTTVNSSAGTTTPTPPASCTRRPDRGSVSGESNCLLDPEILTNFPTQALVLTVLATLVKYTTDENEMRVLYEYLAEASVVFPRVFPIIHSLLDAKITNVLSLCHDQGILAAVQSIIQNMIALEGAAGEQQQQLHYLQSCGFGGLWRFAGPFTKSNCTAESAELFVNCLEALVETCLPAEEGEADLAPFPSMLSVSSNMNLSSSLSSITLGSPTDKAK, from the exons ATGGCGACACAAAAACCCGTAGAATGGGTATCTTCGTTGATTATTCGTTTCGAAGAACAG ttaccTTATCGCACAGGACCCCAAACATCACATGCCCGTCAAATGGTGGAGCAAAATAAGGAGTGTCTCATCCAAATTAGCAAATATAAATTTTCTCTTGTGATATCAGGACTTACAAAGATTTTACAGAGAGTTAATGAATCA AGAACACATGGACCTGACTATgagaaaaattattatgaATCTTTGTTAATTGTATTAGACACTTTAGAGAAATGCCTAAGTGGTCAACCAAAAGACACAACAAGGTTTGATGAAGCCATGAATGTTAAACTGCTACTGCGAGAAATCTGCCAATTCATTG ATTTGCCAAATGAAAACCCTATGGTTAACCAGCTTAAAGCTTTAGCTTCAAAAGTTTTATTTGCTCTTAGTCTTAACAATTTCAATGCTGTTTTCAGCCGGATATCATCAAG ACTACAAGAATTAAGTTCATCCAACGAAGAAAATCCTGACTTAAGTGACATCGAACTCATCCAACACATTAATGTAGATACTATACGACTTATAAAATTGTTGAACG AGACAATATCAAAAAGTAAGCTATTAAGAAAATCGGTGCACCTAGTTTTGATCGCCTCCCTAGAAAAAGCTATTTGGAATTGGATGGACACGTATCCGCATGAGTTCACCGAAATTCAA AAATGTCCTAATGCGGATTTATCCAAGTGTTGTGAGCAGCTATTTGACATACTTGATTCATTTGCCGAAAATAATAAGCGACGGGCGGCTGTATGGCCGTTACAAATCATGTTGTTGGTTATATCACCTAAAGTGTTGGAAGAAATTGTAAACGCAGACTCTGGAGCACCTTGTTCTCCTCGTCATTCGCGTAAAAAGACATTTCTAG ACTCCCTCAAAAAAGCCCTCGCTCCCCACAGCTCTAGTCGACAATTGACAGAAGCCGCTGCAGTCACTGCTGTCAAGCTCTGCAAGGTTTCCACTTACATTCACTTCTTGGATTCCGGCAATGTTGTTTTCGCACTTGTTCAATCTGTTCTCAACGATTTGAAG GTGTTGCTGTTTAATCCGGGCAAGCCATTTTCCCGCGGGCAGGCGTATATGAATCAAGACATTGATTTAATGATTGATTGtttcgtttcttgttttcgCATCAATCCCCATAACAACGAAGCTCTCAAAGTCTGCCTCAATCCACACTCACCTCCAACGTTTCACTATGTGCTCGTCGCTTCCCTCTATAG GATTATAACGCAACAACTATTGTCATGGTGGCCACACATTGACCTAATGTACAACAAATCAGCCGAATTGCGGGCCATGTTTATCGACACATTGACGAAAGTCACGCAAGGTTGCATCTCTCACACTCCACTTCGAATGATACAA TTGTGTCAG AGTCTTAcactgaaagaaaaagtcaaCCCGCTAAAAAACTTCAAGGAAAAAGCATCGGAGGAGGGCCCTTCGTACAAAAACTTATTGTTGTCCATGGTCCGACTGATTCATGCTAATCCACTACTCATGTTGAAC AACCAAGGAAAAGCTGGACATGAGATTCAGAGTTCTACACTAGAGTTAATCAATGGGCTAGTTTCACTGGTTCATCAACCTAATATGGCCGACATGGCGCAAGAGGCTATGGACGCTCTTCTTGTTCTTCACCAGCCAGAGAAGATCGAGATGTGGAACCCTGAAGCTCCAATTAACACCTTTTGGGATGTCAG TTCGCAAGTTTTATTCAGTATATCACAAAAGCTGATACAACATCAAATTGTGAATTATACTGACATATTACGATGGCTACGCGAGGTACTGACATGTCGAAACTCCTTTCTGCTTCGCCATCGAGACTATGCTAACGTAGGTAGTCAGGTCAGCGTGGCGAAGCAAGCACACATCAAACTTGAG GTGGTGTTTTTCCTCTATCTCTGGAGTATTGATATGGACGCCGTTCTCGTTTCGATGAGTTGTTTCAACCTACTGTGCGAAGAAGCTGATATTCGTTGCGGAAGTGATGACGTGACCGTCACGTACTTGCTGCCCAATTACCACGTGTATCAGGAACTTGCCGCCGCTTCCACGGTTCTTACAACTG CCGGCTTGGATTCTCGTGCTCCCTGCCAACAACTACAGCACG GTCGTGCTGCCTTACAGAAACGAATCATGACGCTCCTGCGAAAAATTGAACATTGTACGCCTGGATGTCTGCAG GCTTGGGAAGATACATTTAAAAACTGGGATATCGCCACGAAGCAGTTACAGTCCTATCCGAAGGCCCGCGTCGAAGAAGGGCAAACAAACGAATCTTTTCATCGATCAGCTGGAAAGCGAAGAGCATCTCATCAGAGCACAGAACACGAACTTGAA GATCAAGTCAATGAATGGGCCAACATGACGGGCTTTCTTTGTGCGCTTGGAGGAGTGTGTCTGCAAAGGCGCTCGCCACGACCAATTTTATCATCAACATCTACTTCTTCGGGAGGAGTAATTGACAGGAAATCCAAC CTTGCTGTGAATGCCTTGAGCCAGCTACAAGATAATAATCAGTACTGCCCGGTGACCTCGTTTGTGGGACATTTATTACGGCTTTTGCTCTGTGCCAATGAGAAATTTGGTGCCCAAATCCAGAAACACGTCAAAGAGCTAGTAGGCCATGAAATGGCTCCAGCTTTATATCCAATCCTCTTTGATCAGATCAAGGCACTAGtggaaaaatttttcgatCACACTGGCCAGGTGGTGGTCAATGAATCACATACGCAGTTCATCGAGCACGTCATTTTCATAATGAAAAATGTGCTAGAGAACAGCAATAACAAGAATGACACTCCCGCCGAGCATTTGGGAGTCACCAGCATAGAAGGCATGATGCTGGCGATTGTTCG GTATGTTCGGCATTTAGATACCACTGTTCATGCGATACACATCAAAACGAAACTGTGCCAATTGGTGGAAACGATGATGGCTCGTCGAGATGATTTGGCCTTCCGTCAGGAGATGAAGTTTCGTAATAAACTAGTCGAATACCTCACCGACTGGGTCATGGGGAACTCGCATCAAATTGCTCCACCCAGTTCTGGCGACGTTAGCTCTATAACAAG GGATTTGGATCAAGCATGCATGGATGCGGTTGCGGCTTTATTGCGGGGCTTGCCACTTCAGCCGGAAGAATCAGACCGTGGCGATCTGATGGAAGCCAAGTCACAATTGTTTCTGAAATACTTCACCCTTTTTATGAACCTCTTGAATGATTGCACCGACGtttctgaaattgaaaaagaagttggTGCCCGCTCCCGAGTCGGAGTTGCTGTGGGAGTTGGTGTCGGTGCCGTGGCTGTAGCAGCATCTCGGCTAGCAAACCTGCGCAACTCTACTATTCAG GCTATGTCAAATCTTCTTAGTGCCAACATTGACTCTGGCCTAATGCATTCAATTGGTCTTGGCTACCATAAAGACCTCCAGACTCGTGCAGCATTCATCGAAGTATTGACCAAAATACTTCAGCAAGGAACCGAGTTCGACACCTTGGCGGAAACAGTACTTGCAGATCGCTTTGAGCAGCTAGTTCAGCTTGTTACTATGATCGGTGACAAAGGCGAATTACCAATCGCTATGGCATTGGCATCGGTTGTTGTCACCCCACAAATG GATGAGTTAGCCAGAGTGTTTGTGACACTTTTTGATGCAAAGCATTTGTTAGCCCCGCTGTTATGGAATATGTTCTACAAGGAGGTCGAAGTTTCCGATTGTATGCAAACACTTTTTCGGGGAAACAGTCTGGCTTCCAAG ATCATGGCATTCTGCTTCAAAATCTATGGTGCGTCATATCTGCACAATTTACTACAACCCCTTTTGAAGCCGCTGCTTGAAAATCCATCCATGAGTTTCGAAGTTGATCCAGCGCGATTGGACGCAAAAGATGATATTAATGAAAATCGCAGTAATCTAGTGACCTTAACAGAACGCGTCTTCTGTGCCATCGTCTCATCTGCGGATAAGTTTCCAACACAGCTTCGTAGCATGTGTCATTGTCTTTATCAGGTTTTAAGCAAGCGTTATCCGCAATTTCCTCAAAACAATATCGGAGCTGTGGGCACGGTGATATTTTTGCGCTTCATCAATCCAGCTATCG TGTCTCCCTACGAAATGGGCATCCTTGATCGACAGCCGCCTCTTACGATTAAGAGAGGTTTGATGCTGATGTCCAAGACCTTACAAAATATTGCCAATCACGTTGAATTCTCAAAAGAGCAGCATATGCTTTATTTCAACGATCTGTTGAG ATCTCATTTCGATGCTGGACGACGTTTCTTCATTCAAATCGCCTCTGACTTCGAAACAGCTGAACAAGGCAGCAGCCATTCCATGGCTTTTATCAGTGATGCCAACGTGCTGGCGCTACATCGTTTGTTATGGAACCACCAGGAAAAAATCGGTGATTATTTGTCATCAAGCCGAGACCACAAAGCTGTTGGAAGGAGACCCTTCGACAAAATGGCCACCCTTTTGGCTTATTTAGGACCACCCGAACATAAACCCGTCGATTCTCA ATGGAGCAGTATGGACATGACGAGCACAAAATTTGAAGAAATCATGTCTAAGCACAATATGCACGAGAAAGACGAATTCAAATCCATAAAGTCGCTCAACATCTTCTACCAAGCAGGCACCTCGAAGGCTGGCAATCCTGTCTTTTATTATATTGCGCGGCGTTACAAAATCGGCGAGACGAATGGTGATCTGCTAATTTATCACGTGATCTTAACCCTGAAACCCTTCTGCAGTAAGCCGTTCGAGTTGGTGGTTGATTTCACCCACACTTGCTCCGACAATCGCTTTCGTACCGAATTTCTTCAGAAATGGTTCGTCGTCCTGCCAGAAATTGCCTACGAAAACATACACGCCTGCTACATTTATAATTGCAACTCATGGGTTCGTGAGTATACGAAATACCATGATCGCATCTTAGCTCCTTTAAAAG GCAATCGAAAACTTTATTTTCTTGACGGCCCTCAGCGGCTAAGCGAATTTGTTGACGTGGAACAACAGAAATTACCAGGAGCTACCCTCTCGCTTGACGAAGACCTTAAAGTTTTTAACAATGCATTGAAGCTATCGCACAAAGACACGAAGGTTGCCATCAAGGTGGGCCCAACCGCCATCCAGGTGACGGCTGCCGAGAAGACCAAGGTTTTGTCGCATTCTGTTTTGTTGAACGACGTGTACTATGCATCCGAAATCGAGGAAGTGTGTCTTGTCGACGACAACCAGTTCACCCTAACGATTGCCAATGAATCTGGACCACTGTCCTTTATCCATAATGATTGTGACAGCATCGTTCAAGCCATCATTCACATAAGGACACGCTGGGAGCTCTCACAGCCGGATTCCGTTACCGTTCATCAGAAAATCCGACCGAAGGATGTGCCTGGCACGCTGCTAAACATGGCCCTTCTCAATCTTGGCTCGTCTGATCCTAACCTGAGAACGGCTGCCTACAATTTGCTATGCGCCCTAACAGGCACGTTCGACTTGAAAATCGAGGGGCAATTGTTGGAAACATCGGGCCTTTGCATTCCCAGTAATAACACGCTATTCATCAAATCCGTCAGCGAGAAACTGGGCCACAATGAACCTCATCTTACGCTGGAATTCTTGGAAGAGTGCATTCAGGGCTTCCGGGCTTCAACCATTGAACTGAAACATCTTTGCCTTGAGTATATGACTCCCTGGCTGCCTAATTTAGTGCGCTTTTGCAAGCATTCAGATGAGACCAAACGTCAAAAGGTGGCCATCATTCTGGACAAGCTTATCACTTTAACAATTGAAGAAGTCGAGATGTACCCTTCCATCCAAGCAAAGATCTGGGGTAACCTCGGAATCGTCTCAGAACTGATTGACATGATTCTTGATAGCTTTATCAAGCGGTCAGTGACGGGCGGGCTAGGTTCAGCCCAGGCCGAAATCATGGCTGACACAGCAGTTGCCCTGGCTTCAGCAAACGTTCAGCTCGTGGCACGCAAAGTTATAGGTCGTCTTTGTCGTGTCTTAGAAAAGACTTGCACAAGCCCTACTGCGAACCTAGAGCAGCATTTGATGTGGGATGACATCGCCATCTTGGCACGTTATTTGCTCATGTTGTCATTCAATAACTGCCTAGACGTGGCCCGCCATCTACCCTATCTCTTCCACTCGATTACTTTGCTGGTGTGTACGGGCCCCCTGAGCCTTCGAGCTTCCCTTCATGGCTTAGTGATCAACATCATTCATTCACTCTGCACTTGTACGAAACCTTCGTTTTCGGAAGAGACACGGCGCGTGTTGAACCTTTCGCTGGATGAGTTTTCGTTACCCAAATTCTATCTGCTCTTTGGCATCAGCAAAGTGAAATCGGCGGCGGTAACTGCCTTCCGTTCCAGCTATAGGCATGGACCTGGAGAGCGATCATGGCATAATGTAGAACGCAGCTTCTCAGGCTCAGCTGCTTCAGATCGTGAACGTCTCTCTCTTacttctcttgaaattatcacGGATGCTTTGCTGGAAATGCTTGAGGCGTGCGCCCGCGACATTCCCGAATGCGATTGGGTCCAG GTATGGACTACTCTAGCGAAAAGCTTTGCATTCCGGTACAATCCAGCGCTGCAGCCAAGGGCGCTGATTGTTTACGGTTGTATTAGTAAGGTGATAACGGATCGCGATGTAAAACAGCTGTTGCGTATTCTGGTTAAAGCCCTGGAAAGCTTCACTGATACGACATTGATTGATGCCATCGTTATGTGCTTGACGCGAGTCCTACCGCTTCTCCGACCGGAATCGCCTATTCATCCGGCAGTCTTCTGGGTGGCCATCTCAGTTCTGCAACTCGACGAAGTATCTCTTTACGCCTCTGGTCTAGCCCTTTTGGAACAAAACTTACATACGCTCGACTCCCAG GGTCTTTTTGAGTCACGTTCACTAGAACAGGTTATAATGGCGGCACGGGAACCCTTAGAATGGCATTTTAAGCAGCTAGACCACACTGTCGGTCTTAGCTTCAAG acGAGCTTCCACTTTGCGTTGGTCGGCCACCTTTTAAAAGGCTTCCGACATTTGACGCCAACGACAGTCTCGCGCACAACTCGCATTCTCAACATGCTGCTGGCAATCGTGGCGAAACCAAACAAACGCGACAAGTTCGAAGTGACTCCGCAGTCAGTTGCCTACCTGGCCGCATTAGTTTCCGTGTCCGAGGAGGTTCGCGGCCGTTGTCACGCCCGGCAGCCACGATTGCGCAGCAACAATAGTTCTGGATCGGGATCAGGTTCCGGCTCAGGTTCGGTTTCTGGCTCGGCAATGGGCTCGAACGATCCATTCAACGTCAGTGACCTTCGTCTTGATCTCCATTCTGCTGGAATTCGGCATAACTCTTCCACCTTGGGTGGTGGGGGAGGCATAGGCAACCACCAAGCTGGGGGAACTGGAGCGACAACTACTACGGGTACTGGTAGTCTTAGTCCTATCAGCAATTACAGCTGTGCCAGCACAGCTTTGTTACATACATCGGCCAGCCACAATGCGCTTTCAAGCATCCAAGGCTCTACGCTCAACAGTCCCATTTCATCTGGTTCCAATAATTCAAGTACCACGCATCTTCTGGTTCCGATCGGTGGCGGATCCTGTAGCTCTCAGACGGCACTGATTCCTAGTCTGGTGGATTCTGATTCACCACCTCCCGGACGACGCCAAACGTCGTGGGATTTGTTAGACCAGAACGCCATTACTCAGGCtaaacaacagcagcaaaagcAACAACACCAATCGCAGCTTCAAAATCAATCGGCACAAGCTCAGCAGCAAGCAGACGGTCCGGGTGCAAAGGCTCTCTTCAAAACCCAACGGTCTTTCTCGGTTCCGACTACACGGGATCAGCGGTCTTTGGAGCGCAATGCTAGCAATTGCCAGAAAGCTGGCGAGCGCAGTCAATCTCCTAATTCCAACAATAATGCCAACTGCACGACAGTCAACAGTAGCGCCGGCACGACAACGCCCACACCACCTGCCAGCTGTACCCGCCGACCTGATCGAGGCTCTGTTTCTGGCGAATCTAATTGCCTTCTAGATCCCGAAATTCTCACCAACTTCCCCACCCAAGCTCTGGTGTTGACGGTGCTAGCGACTTTGGTCAAGTATACAACGGACGAGAATGAAATGCGAGTCCTGTACGAATATTTAGCCGAAGCGTCGGTAGTCTTCCCCCGAGTCTTCCCCATTATTCATTCGTTGTTGGATGCAAAAATCACCAATGTTCTCTCGCTCTGTCACGATCAGGGCATCCTTGCCGCTGTCCAGAGTATCATTCAGAATATGATTGCTCTTGAAGGAGCCGCTggtgaacaacaacaacaattacACTATCTGCAAAGCTGCGGATTCGGTGGACTGTGGCGCTTTGCTGGGCCTTTCACCAAGTCCAACTGTACGGCGGAAAGCGCTGAGCTCTTCGTCAATTGCTTGGAAGCTCTGGTAGAGACTTGTTTGCCAGCCGAAGAGGGTGAAGCCGATCTTGCGCCCTTCCCTTCTATGCTCAGCGTCTCCTCCAACATGAATCTGTCTTCTTCGCTGTCCTCCATCACTCTAGGCTCTCCCACCGacaaagcaaaataa